ACTCTATACCTGGCCAGGGAGTGACTTCCATCCTGGGCTGAACATCCCATCTCCAGGCGGATTGGGCACTGGGGATAAGAGGAGCCACTGGAATCAGAGCTccacgggggcgggggcggtcaTCCGTTCTGTCCAGTGCTGCACCTGCAAAGCCTAGAACAATGTCTGCCGTGTAGtgtatactcaataaatatcagttgGATTGATGAAGGACCTGATTCCACCCTCCCCCTACTAGGGTGACATCTATGTGCTGTCCTCTCTGGACCGGGAGAAGAAGGACCACTATATTCTGACTGCCTTGGCCAAAGACAACCCTGGAGATATAGCCAGCAACCGCCGAGAAAATTCGGTGCAGGTAAGGGCCACCAGCCTGGGCCAGGGACACCGAGGACTAGAAGTGTGGGGGCATCGAGCAAAGCCTTTCCTTTAGAGAATGCTGCAGAGTGGGAGCAGAGCCACCCGGTCCCCTCAGAGACATGGTGGCAGAGGAGGAGACAGCAAGAGCTTAGCTGGCTGAGTCAAAACGGCTGTGGCTTGGGGAAACGGGGACTCTTGAAGAGAAATCTCTTGTGCCAAACCCCTGCTAAGGCAGTTGAAAACACTTGAGTGTGACTTGAGTCAAACCTGGGGTGCCACGTGTCCCACTGTCCACGGTGACCCACGGAAGGAAACAGTCTAGCAACCAAACATAATCGTAGAGCGATTATCTTTATTTATGTCTCCTAAAGAACATTAGCGAGGGATCCAGTTCCCAGCCCCATTCCTACTCCAGTTCTAACACCGATGCCATCACCCTGAGGCCAGCGTACCACCTTCTAAACTCTATCCCCACTTCTCTCCAGAGTATGCCTTGAGGCtttgctttctccttctttcGTCCCCCCTGTTCTGCCTTCTCCAGTCCTGTCATTCTCTAtccagttcctccacatcttcCCGCAATAACCTAACCATCCAAGGTAAAGGGTGGGAGTGGGTGAGAAGTCGGGTGGGCAAAGACAAATTCTTGTGAGCAGGTagggggggaaggggctgggagctCTCACACGTACCCGAATCCTGTCCCTGTCACATGGGCTGTGTCGTGCCACACGTGCTGTGCTGGGAAAAGCCCATTATTTGGAGCCAGAAGACAGAGATCCCACTAGCTGAGCACCCTGCATTTGGCATGtgacctctccgagcctcagctGTCAAATCTGTAGGGGATGGGAGAAAGGGCAGCAATGATGATGCTTCCTGCCCAAGGCAGTGGTGAGGCAGGGAGATGGGGAGTTGGCAAGTGCTTTGTGCACGGAGAGGGGTTCTTGAAATCACCGCCGTGAAGGACTCGGATGAGGCTGCTGTCAGGGCCATGGGAGCTACGCGGGGAAAGGGCCTCCTCACCTGCTGTGTCCATAGGACCCGCCCTGGGCTGTGGGGTCGGCAGAGGGAGCCAAGTCCCAAGCCAGACACAGATCCCCGGCAAGAGAGAACTTCTGGGAGTGGAGGAAGCACAGCCCAGCATTAAGATCCAGAGATCAGAGTCAGATGTCTAGGGCCACTGTGGGAAGCAGCAGAGGGCAGAGCAGGAGGTGGGCGAGGAGGGCTCCCTGCTTCTGGGCCCAGACGCAGATGATCCTGTAACCACAGTACTAGTTGCAAAGCATTTCCTTGAGCCAGGCATTGGGCACACATACCATCATGGGTGAGCCTCACTAGCCCCTGAGAGATAAGATACTACCATCCCCAACGGCGAGGAAAACTGAGACTCGGGGTTAAAGAAATTGAGGTCAGACTCCAACAGTGGGCACTGTCCACCCTGGCTTACTCCCGTGTGACCGGGTCACCTGAAGCAGCAACCTAGTATGCTCCTGACCTTTGACCTCAACCTCCCCCCCCTACCCCCAGGTGGTGATCCAGGTGCTAGATGTCAATGACTGCCGGCCACAGTTCTCCAAGCCCCAGTTCAGCACAAGCGTGTATGAGAATGAGCCGGCAGGCACCTCAGTCATCACCATGATGGCCACCGACCAGGATGAGGGTTCCAATGGGGAGCTGGCCTACTCACTTGAGGGCCCTGGCGTGGGTAAGTAGTCTGCTCCCCACCCATGATGCCTTGGGCGTGAGAGGGGCAGCCCcagggccaggaggaggagggacgggAAGGACGTCTCAGCCAGAGCCAGGCCCTGCTCTCTTGTCCCACCTGCCAGAGGCCTTCCACGTGGACCTAGACTCAGGCCTGGTGACCACAAAGCGGCCACTGCAGTCCTACGAGAGGTTCAACCTGACCGTGGTGGCCACGGATGGCGGACAGCCTCCACTCTGGGGCACCACCATGCTCCTGGTGGAGGTCATCGACGTCAACGATAACCGCCCCGTCTTCGTGCGCCCGCCCAACGGCACCGTCCTCCACATCAGAGAGGTACTGCTGTCCCCTGGTCCTCCCGCCCACCAACATCTCCCTTCCCATATCCGGcccactccctcctcctgcaGTCACGCCTGGGAGACTGACAGGGCCCCTCTGTGAAagtggggaagctgaggccagaGTGGGAGACAGACTTGTTCAGTGTCACACAGCGGGTAGTAGTGGCCCAAGTCTGACTCTGTCGCTACCAGCcagtgaccttgagaaagtgaCTTTTCTGGGTGTTTTTTAGATGCCCCGTCTCTTGCTCCGAGAAGTCTACCAGAAAAGCCAGTCTCCCCGGAAACTCACACCCCCCCATATTGGTGTCTCAAAATAAGCATACATGTTCCTTCCGTCTGTCTGTTGTTCCTGCTGATACCATGCCTAGGAATTGAGTACCAGcatcaaaataagaaacaaggGGAAGTGGCTGAGGTTCCAGAATTCCCCCACCCTTTCGTTCCTTGCTCTAAATTgccttggaggggcgcctgggtggtcagtcagttaagcgtctcactcgtgaccttagctcaggtcatgggatcaagccccatgtccagcatcatgctgacagtgcagagcctgcttgggagtctctctccctctgtctctcaaaataaacttttttaaaaaatcgtttaAATTGCCTTGTAAAGACAGGCAGTACTCCTtcatctgtcccttccctccttcctctcagcACCCAGGCCCGACCTGCCCCCTGGTGGTATAATcgcccacttgctctctgttccCCAAACTTCAGCATGCCTCCACCTCTCAGAATGTCAGCATCAAGTCCTTGTCGTCACTCTGTCTCCTCTGAGAGGCCCCACAGGAGAAATCCGTCCCAGGGCTGCGCTCTAGGAAACGCTGTGCACCTACCTTGTGAGTTGCTTTTTCCAGCACCTACTGCAGTGACAGAGTAGTCCTCTTTGCACTGCCCGCCAGGGAGCTCAGAGCAGTCAGCCTACGCCAAATGACCCCGCAGGGACTTGGTGCACAAACCTGGACCCCTACTCCTCAGTTTCCATCttcctgccattttcttttccttttaaaaaaatgtttttaagttcatttattctgagagagagagagcacacgtgcacacaagcaggagaggggcagggagtgagggagggagagaatcccaagcagcttctgtgttgtcagcacagagcccgacgcagggcttgatcccacaaaccacaagatcgtgacctaagccaagatcaagaagagtcagacactcaactgactgagccacccaggtgccgccattttctttttctttaccctgattattttttaacttctttgctCTTATTATAACTTATACATTCTTATAAATTGTCTCAAATCTTTTTTTGTGGAACGAGGCAAggtataaattaataataatctaGTTCTTTTTCCACAACAAAGGCCCATTTGCTACGTTTTTCCCTTCAAGACTCCAAATTTTGAAAGATTTGTGTCTCGCAGAGAACCAGCTGCGTTAAGTAATTTTCACGTACCCTCATTTTCATGTACCCCATTGGGTAGACGGTGTTGTCTGGGGACACCTAAGGCTCCTGTGATTAGGGTAGCAGAGAGCAAGACAGACCCAGCAACAGAATGGTAGCTGTGGCCTCAGCTTTTGGATTCCCCTTCTGCCTTCCAAATCTCAGCATGCAATGGGATCCGAGGGACGGGGGAAGGCCCTGGAAGGGCAATAACCCTGAAAGACTTTGAAGCGTGGTGGATGGAGACCAGCTGGGACCATCACTGGGtagtggagtgggggtggggtgaagggagGCTCTAGCAGGTGCCGAGACTCCAGGAGAGTCCAGCTAAGCAGGCAGGCGTTTCCTAAGGATGCCAGAAGGTGGCAagggcattctgctaagtgaGGACAAAGCACAAGAGCTCCATCCGGGCGTGGGAGCTGGCATTCTCGCAGATGGCCCAGGAGCCTCCCTGCcatgcccctccaccccccaccacaggAGATCCCGCTGCGCTCCAATGTATATGAGGTCTATGCCACAGACAAGGACGAGGGCCTCAACGGGGCCGTGCGCTACAGCTTTCTGAAGACGGCCGGCAACCGGGACTGGGAGTACTTCACCATCGACCCCATAAGCGGCCTCATCcagacagctcagcgcctggaccGCGAGAAACAGGCTGTGTACAGCGTAAGGGGGCGGGCCCCAATGCGAGGGGTGGGGCCAAGAGAGGGGCGGTCCTCTAGGCGCAGGGCCACCACCTCCCCACCTAGAATGCCCACAAGGGCGGTGACCTGACCCCCAGGGAGTGCCCTCCTCTGActgtgcccctccaccccccagctcATCCTGGTGGCCAGCGACTTGGGGCAGCCAGTGCCATACGAGACCATGCAGCCGCTGCAAGTGGCCCTGGAGGACATCGACGACAACGAACCTCTCTTTGTGAGGCCCCCGGTGAGCtcgcccattccccctccccccaacccgcACCCACACAGGGACTCCCCGCCTGCAAGTACACACGCAGGGCTCTCCTGTGCACACTGTGCCATATACATGTGGTTACGTTCAGAAACTGCATGCACTTCCtacaacatttattgagctgcTGCTATTTCAAGGCACTACCCAGCAGTCAAAAAAGCAGGCAAATACGCCTGACCCCTAGTGCTGTAACTCACCTAATTGCACACACAAGAGCACACAGGAAACCTGAAATTGAGCTCCGCTTCACCCAGCTGGGGCCAGCCGAGCTGCTCGTGTAGACTCATACTCCACAACTTGATGGGGTTTTTTCCTGTGGGCACATGGGGGTGACATTCCCTGGAGGCTCTGAGTGCACATCCATGTGCATATAAGTGTgcccccttggggcacctgggtggctgggttacgcatccgacttcagtctaggtcatgatcttgtcgttcccaagttcgagccccacatcaggcactgtgctgacagctcagagcctggagcctgcttcagattctgtgtctccctctctctctgccccttccccgctcaagccctgtctctctcggtctcaaaaatatgtgtttttttaaaaaaaagttttgttttttttttaaaagagtgtgcCCCCTTGTTCAAACATCCATTCAGGTACTGGGATACTTCATAGAACCTGCCAGACCAGGCCCAGCCCACGCTCCCCTGAGGTTACAGAGGTCCTGCTCACCCCACAAGCCTTGGGCAATAAAGTCCCTCAGCACCTACAAGGTGCTGCGCAAGGTCCTTTGGCCTTGGCCCTCATGTgacatccccctcccccctgcagaaAGGCACCCCCCAGTACCAGCTGCTGACAGTGCCTGAGCACTCGCCACGTGGCACCCTCGTGGGCAACGTGACAGGCGCCGTGGATGCGGACGAGGGCCCCAACGCCATCGTGTACTACTTCATTGCAGGTGGGGCCTGCCAGGGCTAGTGCCCTACCTACCCTGGGGCTGGAGATGACCCAAGtatgccccaccccagccctgccccttcaCCCTGTGCCGTGGTCCCATCCTCAGCCGGCAACGAAGAGAAGAACTTCCATCTGCAGCCTGACGGGCGTCTGCTGGTGCTGCGGGACCTGGACCGGGAGCGTGAAGCCGTCTTCTCCTTCATCGTCAAGGCCTCGAGCAATCGCAGCTGGACACCTCCCCGTGGGCCTTCCCCAGCCCTCGACCTGGTCACTGACCTCACCCTGCAGGAGGTGCGCGTCGTGCTAGAAGACATCAACGACCAGCCCCCGCGCTTCACCAAGGCTGAGTACACTGCAGGTGCAGGGGCCAGAGCCTGggtctggggggtggggcggcCCCTGCCCTGCCGCTTACACCCACCTGCCCGTTCTCTGCAGGAGTGGCCACCGATGCCAAGGTGGGCTCAGAGTTGATCCAGGTGCTGGCCCTGGACGCAGACGTTGGCAACAACAGCCTGGTCTTCTACAGCATCCTGGCCATCCACTACTTCCGGGCCCTTGCCAATGACTCTGAGGACGTGGGCCAGGTCTTCACCATGGGTAGGAGCCTCCACCCAAGACCTCTGTCACTGCATGGACTGTAGTCTGGAGGAGGTGGGGTCTGTGTGGGCACCACAGGGTATGAGTGGCTGGCCAGCCAGCCATGTCAGTCCTTCGGTCCACCCACCCATCTGGCCATCGTTCAGCCAGCTATTTGTTAATCCGTTCATTCACCCACCGATCTTTCTAGTCTCTGATCCCCCTTTCCATCTCTACATCTACCcacccactttctccttccttccatctctcatCTTCTCATCcattattcatccatccatccgttcaCCCACCCGTGTGTCAGTCAGCCCATCCATGCCTCCGTctacccatctacccatctgcccaTTCATCCACCTTCCCATCCTCCTTTTGGTGTGTCCACCTATCTTCCTATTTatgcacctccccctcccccgggccaggcactgtgctaagcactgaggAGCCAGAATTCAAAGAGCACATATGTACCTGAAAGCGTGCATGTTTACTTGTGCATCGGCCTGTGTGGACAACTGAGCCTCTTGGGTCAGGTTCTGCAAGGCCTGGAGGGTGTCCCATTACCCAAAACCTTCCCCATTCTTCTCGCCTACAGGGGTCAGTCTAGACTCCTTGGCCTGGCTTTCAAAGCTCACCAGGTCTTCCTCCTGgtccctcctcttcctggctCCACAGCCCCCCACTATCTGTAAGGGCCCCATGCCCACCCAAGCTGAGCCCCTCACCACTCACTCCTTCAGCCTGTTCTGTACCATCCTCCATTGGCCTTTGCCCTGTCTTCACTTCCTGAAATACCATCTTGACCTTCACCTCTGTCTTCAGATATGCTCCCCCTAACCATCCTCTGAAGGCTAATTCACAACCAGTCACACAATCAGACATCATCCCTACGTCCTCTCATCTCCTACTGCTTAGTTTAGTAACTTAAGACACAGAGGGGCTGTGTACCTTGCTAAAGGTCACACAGCGAGAAAGTGGCAGATCTTGAACCCAGGTCTATGGTCTTCTAAGAGAAGACTACTATACGACCTCTGGTTATGTCTCTAGTATGGTTGTGGAATTCtgaagtgcatgtgtgtgttcacacGTCTCCCATCGCCCCTGCCTGGGACAGTGGAGTCCCAGACTTGTCACCCTTGGGACACTGCAGCCCACAGTTGTGTTTTAACTTGCAGTGTTTAAGTAAAACCTTAGAAATCTCTAGAAGCACTGGTTGTGGCAGCACTGGCTGCATTCTCCCAGGATAATAATCCACCAAGTGGAGGTCAGAACTGCTGCTCCTTCAGATGAACGGAACACTCATACTCActtgtccctcccccccccccccaccttttctgTCAGCTTTGCTCTGCTAGGCCCTGTGGGGACTTGTGGCCTGAGATGCAGCCTCCCCTCAGTGTGTCCAAATGCCCCTggcccttgcccctccccaggggattgaggggcactgggtggcccCTGAGCTGCACCCTGCCCGCGGGCTCTTCCTGCAGGGAGTGTGGATGGCATCCTGCGTACCTTTGACCTCTTCATGGCCTACAGCCCTGGCTACTTTGTGGTGGACATTGTGGCCCGGGACCTCGCAGGCCACAATGACACGGCCATCATCGGCATCTATATCCTGAGGGATGACCAGCGTGTTAAGATCGTCATTAACGAGATCCCCGACCGCGTGCGTGGCTTTGAGGAAGAGTTCATCCGCCTGCTCTCCAATATCACCGGTGCCATTGTCAACACTGATGACGTGCAGGTGCCCCATGGAACCCACCCTGAGTCTGTGGGCTATGAGGGGAGGAGGACCACGCCACAGGGATGGGGCACTGCCACTGCGGAGAGGTCAGGGGAGTGAAAGGGGGTCTCTGTAGCCCCTCAGTCATTCCCTAGCTACATGGCCTTGGGAAAGTCCTTCCACGTCTCTAGCCATCAGCATCCTTACCTATAAAAATAGGGCCAGTGATAGCACCTGGCCCAATGCAGCCAAGTGACTGATATCACGCGTGGTCCTCCGTGAGCACTCAGCAGTGACAGGTTTATCGGCAGGGTAGGCCAGGAGCAGCTCCCCATCCCATTCCTTGTTCCTGCCACGCCCCCTGACGCTTCTTCTCACCTAGTTCCATGTGGACAAGAAGGGTCGGGTGAACTTCGCACAGACAGAGCTGCTCATCCACGTGGTGAATCGCGACACCAACCGCATCCTGGACGTGGACCGGTGGGTGGGGTCTGGTCGGTCCACCTGCCTGCCTGGAGCCGGGGAGGGGACCCACCGAAAGAGGCCGATAACACCATCAGGCCTGCTGTGTGGGGCTCTCGCCCAGAGGTGGGCAGGGCTAGTAGAGAGTAGTTTGCGGGTATGAGCAGAGCTCCACCCCTCTGAGTCCTACtccccccatctgtaaaatgggagtattaCATGGATGGTGAGGAAACAAGCAGGATACTGTATGAGGAGCGGTAAACCCTGTAAGATACAAAACCATTCTAGCTGAGTGGGATTTGATCTTGCAAAGCTTGGTGGGGGTGAATCTGGGGGTCGGAGGCAGGAGCGCAGCAGAGCCTTCTGAGTGGGATGAGTTCTTGAGGAATGGCTGAAGAGGGAAGCTGaggccccctcccctcactcagGGTGATCCAGATGATTGACGAGAACAAGGAGCAGCTGCGGAACCTCTTCCGGAACTACAATGTCCTGGACGTGCAGCCTGCCATCTCTGCCCGCTTGCCCGACGACATGTCCGCCCTGCAGGTAGGTACTCCTGGTGGCGCCCCGCCCCACCACCCCTCTGCCCTGGGTGCTCTCGCCCACTCACGCCTGGCCCCACTCCCCCAGATGGCGATCATTGTCTTGGCCATTCTCCTCTTCCTGGCTGCCATGCTGTTCATCCTCATGAACTGGTACTACAGGACCGTGTGAGTGACTCCTACACCTCCCTGCCCTGGGAAAGGCTGACCAGCCCTGCTCCTGGGACAGTcacagaggcaggcagggcccTGAGATGCCAGCCCCACCCAGCCTCCTTCaccagcccctctctctgcttctctctagACACAAGAGGAAGCTCAAAGCCATTGTGGCTGGCTCGGCAGGTGAGCAAGGGCTACGATGGGGGactgaggcggggtggggggggtgaggaTGACAAGGCAGGAGGGGCCTCTGGGGGCCTAGAGTGCCTACCTAGGCCTCATAAGGCTGGCTCAGGCTCCACCAGCCCCAGCAgggtgcctccctcccctccatgccccaGAACTTCTCCCTACAGGAAATCGTGGTTTCATTGACATCATGGACATGCCCAACACCAACAAGTATTCCTTCGACGGGTGAGTGGGGCCCCTGAGACCTCAGGGTCACTTTGAGGAGGCATGCCCAGGACCCAGTGGGAGCGGATTGTCTGACACCCCTCAAGCTCTGAGGGACCAGACCAGCTAAAATCTGGGGTGTGGGTGCCCCCTGGTGGCCAGCTTTCTCTACAAAGTGTTGGCTGAGCTGGGATTGGGATCAACACCCCAATTGGGCCCCCAGTTCCAGCAGACATAGACTTGGACTCCAGGTGCAGAGTGAGGCCTCTGTACCAAAACTAATCGAGATCAACATGTCCTGGTTCTTGAGGGATCCTAGCGTGGCTGTGCGCCCAAATGCAATGGGCTAGGGGCCTACTTCTCAAGGCCATGAACCTCCAGTCCCAGGAAGGTACTACCGTCGGCCAAAGAAAAGAGCAGGGGTTAGTGGTTAAGCTACAAGGGCATCTGTCCCTCcgcaccccacccaccccactccccacctgcAGGGCCAACCCCGTGTGGCTGGATCCTTTCTGCCGGAACCTGGAGCTGGCCGCCCAGGCTGAGCATGAGGACGACCTGCCAGAGAACCTGAGTGAGATCGCAGACCTATGGAATAGCCCCACCCGCACCCATGTGAGCCCTGGCCAGAGCTAGGGGCAGGGGGTGGACAACCGTGCGGGACGGGGTGGAGGTAAAGCAGGTCTTTGCCACTGCCTGCCAAGGAGCTGGGTTCCTTGGGGGATGAGGGTGGCAGGTTGTATCCACTACCCTGGGTGTGTGTACATACGTGTGCATGCGGTCTACCTCTGCTCCGGCTaatgtcccctctccccagggaacTTTTGGGCGTGAACCAGCAGCAGTCAAGCCTGATGATGACCGGTACCTGCGGGCAGCCATCCAAGAGTACGACAACATTGCCAAGCTGGGCCAGATCATTCGGGAGGGACCCATCAAGGTGAGCCCTCCCTGCAGGCTTCTGCACCACACCCCCTCAGGGGCCTGCACCCAGGCCTCTGGCTGAGCTTAGACCAGTTCCCCAGGATACAGGGATGGGGGAGGATCCTGGGAAACAGCTTTCTCCACctcgaggctcagagaggccagggcATCTGGCTGACCAGGAGCTACTTCAGCCTGCAGTGGCCTGGAGCCCACGTGGGTTCTAGCTGGCCACTGTCACCAGGCTCTGCTCCCAATTCTTTCCCCTCGGATCAGGTGCCTATGCACCTTCCATCACCTCCATCCGAGTTATGGGAGTGAGCAAGGGGTATGACAGGCAGGGAAAGGCCTTGGTGGGGGGTTAACCCTCTCGCTCCCCCAGGGATCGCTGCTCAAGGTGGTCCTGGAGGATTACTTGCGGCTCAAAAAGCTCTTTGCACAGCGGATGGTGCAAAAAGCCTCCTCCTGCCATTCCTCCATCTCTGAGGTAGCCGGGCGGGCCCGGAGCTGTGTgctgtgccccagccctgggggtgctcattccttccctccctccctctctcgctccaGCCACCCACATCCTTCTCAATCCCTAGAGTTCAGCAGCCAGGGCCAAAGACAGCAATGGGTGGGGCCTAGGAAGTCAGCCGGCAGGCCCAGTCTACTTTCTGGGCTCTGCAGTGGGCTTTCCTAGAGTGGTTGCTGAGGAGTGTTTCTCAGACTTGAACCCCAAAAAGATGCCTTTAAAAGGCATCTGATGTCCTTATAGGAAACAGGCTGCAGGGTCGAATGGGCCTACATAAATTTATTTGCCTGCAATGATgtcaacactttaaaaattcactttcttcAAAACCCCAGATTTCCAGTTGGGCCAATTCCCAAACGGAATAGGCTAACAATGAACAGCTCCACCCGGGACAAAAGTGCCACCACGTGTTGAGTTTCTACTATATCCTATCACCCCTCCAACTTCACCTGTGGACACTCCCTACATGTCCTGCTCGAGGACAAATTGTTGACAAATCCAGATACCAAAACTCCACCACAGGACCCTTCTCAAAGCAAATACACAAAATTCAAGATTCTCATGGGAAGCAAGAACACATCCCTAACACCCTAAGTGTCCGGTTTCCCCTCTGTAcccagtttgagaaacactgccacCAGCTGGACAGGCCAGCCCACTGCAGCACAAGCCTAGAGGTGCTTGCAGAGCTACCTGTGGGCAGTAGGAAGGAAATGGACACAGGAGGTGGGACTCTGGGGCCATCCACCTGCTCAGCCCTTGGGCATGACCTTGAGCATGGGTGGGTCTCAGAGCCATTGGGGGATCCTGGCCTCTTGCAGCTGATCCAGACTGAGCTGGAGGAGGAGCCAGGGGAGCACAGCCCCAGTCAGGGCAGCCTGCGCTTCCGCCATAAGCCGCCGACAGAGCTCAAGGGGCCTGACGGGATCCACGCGGTGCACGGCAGCACGGGCACTCTGCTGGCCACTGACCTTAACAGCCTGCCCGAGGATGACCAGAAGGGCCTGGGTCGCTCACTGGAGACGCTGACCACAACCGAAGCCAGTGCCTTTGAGCGCAACGCCCGCACAGAGTCAGCCAAATCTACACCCCTGCACAAGCTTCGTGATGTGATCCTGGAGAGCCCCCTGGAGATCACAGAGCTATGACCAGACAGGAGCCTCGCCGGTGTGAGCAGCACCTGCCCCCATCTctcccagggcagggcagagcaggacCACAGTGtgggcccctccccaggctggctCTGGGCGCACGACCTCGGGCTGGCCTGGTGGCAGCCCACACCAGCTGCTCAGATTCCACTTCTGCCAGATGCCCATTCAGCACCTGACCTCTATCTtcataaaatttgttatttttttaagaaaaccaaacaaaaatgttAAGCATCTAAGGACACAGGTAAGGAGGGTCACCGGGGGCTCAGGAGCGTGAGGACCAACTCAGCCCAGGCTGAGCTCTTAAGAGGCCAAGCAGGGCCTCttcccgtcccctccccccaactttcAGACCAGAAGAGGGAGGCCCAGAGCTGGAGTACCCTGCCTGGCCTTGGCTccctgacttcagttcaagtcccAA
This genomic stretch from Prionailurus bengalensis isolate Pbe53 chromosome D2, Fcat_Pben_1.1_paternal_pri, whole genome shotgun sequence harbors:
- the CDH23 gene encoding cadherin-23 isoform X5, with protein sequence MYPARALGRELLAPAQQSQQATTHVYVTIVDENDNAPVFQQPHYEILLDEGPDTINASLITIQALDLDEGPNGTVNYAIVAGNIINTFRIDRHTGIISAAKELDYEISHGRYTLMVTATDQCPILSHRLTSTTTVLVNVNDINDNVPTFPRDYEGPFDVTEGQPGPRVWTFLAHDQDSGPNGQVEYSIVGGDPLGEFVISPVEGVLRVRKDVELDRETIAFYNLTICARDRGVPPLSSTMLVGIRVLDINDNDPVLLNLPMNITISENSPVSSFVAHILASDADSGCNALLTFNITAGNRERAFSINATTGVITVNRPLDRERIPEYKLTVSVKDNPENPRIARRDFDLLLVFLADENDNHPLFTQSTYQAEVMENSPAGTPLTVLNGPILALDADLDVYAVVTYQLLGSQGGLFDIDNSTGVVTVRSGVIIDREAFSPPVLELLLLAEDIGLLNGTADLLVTILDDNDNWPTFSHPTLTVHLLENCPPGFSVLQATATDRDSGLNGELIYRIEAGAQDRFVIHPVTGVIRVANATIDREEQESYRLTVVATDRGTVPLSGTAIITILIDDINDSRPEFLNPIQTVSVLESAEPGTVIANVTAIDRDLNPKLEYHIIGIVAKDDTDRLVPDQEDAFAVNINTGSVMVKSPLNRELVATYEVTLSVIDNASDLPERSVSVPNAKLTVNILDVNDNTPQFKPFGITYYTERILEGATPGTTLIAVAAVDPDKGLNGLITYTLLDLTPPGYVQLEDSSAGKVIANRTVDYEEVHWLNFTVRASDNGSPPRAAEIPVYLEIVDINDNNPIFDQPSYQEAVFEDVPVGTVILTVAATDADSGNFALLEYSLGDGEGKFAINPATGDIYVLSSLDREKKDHYILTALAKDNPGDIASNRRENSVQVVIQVLDVNDCRPQFSKPQFSTSVYENEPAGTSVITMMATDQDEGSNGELAYSLEGPGVEAFHVDLDSGLVTTKRPLQSYERFNLTVVATDGGQPPLWGTTMLLVEVIDVNDNRPVFVRPPNGTVLHIREEIPLRSNVYEVYATDKDEGLNGAVRYSFLKTAGNRDWEYFTIDPISGLIQTAQRLDREKQAVYSLILVASDLGQPVPYETMQPLQVALEDIDDNEPLFVRPPKGTPQYQLLTVPEHSPRGTLVGNVTGAVDADEGPNAIVYYFIAAGNEEKNFHLQPDGRLLVLRDLDREREAVFSFIVKASSNRSWTPPRGPSPALDLVTDLTLQEVRVVLEDINDQPPRFTKAEYTAGVATDAKVGSELIQVLALDADVGNNSLVFYSILAIHYFRALANDSEDVGQVFTMGSVDGILRTFDLFMAYSPGYFVVDIVARDLAGHNDTAIIGIYILRDDQRVKIVINEIPDRVRGFEEEFIRLLSNITGAIVNTDDVQFHVDKKGRVNFAQTELLIHVVNRDTNRILDVDRVIQMIDENKEQLRNLFRNYNVLDVQPAISARLPDDMSALQMAIIVLAILLFLAAMLFILMNWYYRTVHKRKLKAIVAGSAELLPTGNRGFIDIMDMPNTNKYSFDGANPVWLDPFCRNLELAAQAEHEDDLPENLSEIADLWNSPTRTHGTFGREPAAVKPDDDRYLRAAIQEYDNIAKLGQIIREGPIKLIQTELEEEPGEHSPSQGSLRFRHKPPTELKGPDGIHAVHGSTGTLLATDLNSLPEDDQKGLGRSLETLTTTEASAFERNARTESAKSTPLHKLRDVILESPLEITEL